One genomic segment of Chitinibacter sp. FCG-7 includes these proteins:
- a CDS encoding tetratricopeptide repeat protein — protein MSALRSMIIALPLLFSMAAHAGDSEDIQQLIRTKQFAQALDKADKALGKSPKDAQLRFLRGIALSETGRTDDAIKAFTQLSEDYPQLPEPYNNLAVLYANKGQYDKARGALQLAIQTNPSYAIAHENMGDLYARLASQAYDKALQLEGGNPQVQTKLKLVDSLFGQQAGRVPSKPVTVAVAPIKGAITPQPTLPPLPKVTLPPKVAATAPATIAPASAKPSAAPVATAKPAATAAPKPTEAPDNTPDKAAKQQIIASVQGWASAWSRQNVSGYINSYSKNFKAPGGRAAWEKDREAKISAPKSIDVNVSDVRIEMIDEKTAKVRLRQEYKSDRLSSNTGKTLVLEKSGSRWLIREERIGG, from the coding sequence ATGTCTGCACTTCGCTCGATGATCATTGCCTTGCCACTGCTGTTTTCAATGGCTGCCCACGCTGGCGACAGCGAGGATATTCAACAGCTGATCCGCACCAAGCAGTTTGCGCAAGCGCTGGACAAGGCCGACAAAGCGCTGGGCAAATCGCCCAAAGACGCCCAGCTGCGTTTTCTGCGCGGTATTGCGCTGAGTGAAACCGGGCGCACGGATGACGCAATTAAAGCGTTTACCCAACTTTCCGAAGATTACCCGCAACTGCCAGAGCCCTATAATAATCTGGCTGTGCTGTATGCCAATAAAGGCCAGTACGATAAGGCACGTGGCGCTTTGCAGCTGGCGATCCAAACCAATCCAAGCTACGCGATTGCGCACGAGAACATGGGCGATCTCTACGCCCGGCTGGCTTCGCAAGCTTATGACAAAGCCTTGCAGCTGGAAGGCGGCAACCCGCAGGTGCAGACCAAGCTCAAGCTGGTTGATTCACTGTTTGGCCAGCAAGCTGGCCGGGTACCAAGCAAACCGGTGACGGTGGCCGTAGCGCCGATCAAAGGTGCAATTACGCCACAACCTACCTTGCCGCCGCTGCCCAAAGTAACCCTGCCGCCAAAAGTAGCAGCGACAGCACCTGCGACCATCGCACCTGCGAGCGCCAAGCCAAGTGCTGCGCCAGTCGCCACAGCCAAACCAGCCGCGACAGCTGCGCCCAAGCCGACCGAAGCGCCGGACAATACACCTGATAAAGCAGCTAAGCAGCAGATTATTGCCAGCGTACAAGGCTGGGCGAGCGCATGGAGCCGCCAAAATGTCAGCGGCTACATTAATAGCTACTCGAAAAACTTCAAGGCGCCCGGTGGCCGTGCGGCTTGGGAAAAAGATCGTGAAGCCAAAATCAGCGCACCCAAGTCGATTGACGTGAATGTCAGCGATGTGCGGATCGAGATGATCGACGAGAAAACCGCCAAAGTGCGCCTGCGTCAGGAATACAAGTCTGATCGTCTGTCGAGCAACACCGGCAAAACACTGGTATTGGAAAAATCAGGCAGCCGCTGGCTGATCCGTGAAGAACGGATCGGTGGTTAA
- a CDS encoding DMT family protein, whose translation MNLPPAISSIALLVASNVFMTFAWYAHLKNGQTKPWLLMALMSWGIAFFEYMLQVPANRIGYQVFSLAQLKIMQEVITLSVFIPFAVFYMKQPFQWNYVYAALCMVGAVYFMFRT comes from the coding sequence ATGAACCTGCCTCCAGCCATTTCCAGCATTGCCTTGCTGGTGGCCTCTAATGTTTTTATGACTTTTGCCTGGTACGCACACTTAAAAAATGGCCAGACCAAACCCTGGCTTTTAATGGCGCTGATGAGCTGGGGCATCGCTTTTTTCGAGTACATGTTGCAAGTGCCGGCCAATCGGATTGGCTATCAGGTGTTTAGCCTGGCCCAGCTGAAAATCATGCAGGAAGTAATCACGCTCAGTGTCTTTATTCCCTTTGCCGTTTTTTACATGAAGCAGCCATTTCAGTGGAACTACGTGTACGCCGCCTTGTGCATGGTCGGCGCGGTGTATTTCATGTTCCGCACTTGA
- a CDS encoding FmdB family zinc ribbon protein, giving the protein MPIYAYRCSACGHTDEHMQKMSDAILTQCPACKTEKYEKQLTAAGFQLKGNGWYQTDFKNKTAAPGA; this is encoded by the coding sequence ATGCCTATCTATGCTTATCGCTGTAGCGCATGTGGTCATACGGATGAACATATGCAAAAAATGTCAGATGCCATTTTGACGCAATGTCCGGCGTGTAAAACCGAGAAATACGAAAAGCAGCTCACGGCTGCCGGTTTTCAGCTGAAAGGCAACGGCTGGTATCAGACTGATTTTAAAAACAAAACTGCGGCACCCGGCGCCTAG
- a CDS encoding DUF502 domain-containing protein, which produces MTSLFKRYLLTGLLIWIPMAITLWVLSTLIGTMDQLGAILPNGLRPDYWLLKTLAGTFPSLANAKHIPGFGVILTVLVLLITGLVATNMLGRRLMQLGQKLLNRIPIVRSIYNSVKQVSDTLFSDSGNAFREAVLVQFPHGNAWTVAFLTGVPGGEVAELLHDEMGNELVSVYVPTTPNPTSGYFIMLRRADVKPLAMSVDDALKYVISMGVVMPSKAIAYPDALSLDMCETHTAAHAAKK; this is translated from the coding sequence GTGACCTCATTGTTCAAGCGCTACCTGCTTACCGGCCTGCTGATCTGGATCCCCATGGCGATTACGCTGTGGGTACTCAGTACGCTGATCGGCACGATGGACCAGCTGGGCGCTATTTTGCCCAATGGCCTGCGCCCGGATTACTGGCTGCTCAAAACATTAGCGGGCACTTTCCCTAGCCTAGCTAATGCCAAGCATATTCCGGGCTTTGGCGTCATCCTGACGGTGCTGGTTTTGCTGATCACCGGCCTGGTGGCGACCAATATGCTGGGCCGCCGCCTGATGCAGCTGGGGCAAAAGCTGCTGAATCGCATTCCGATTGTCCGTTCGATTTATAACAGCGTAAAGCAAGTCTCCGACACGCTGTTTTCCGACTCGGGCAATGCGTTTCGCGAGGCTGTGCTAGTGCAGTTTCCGCATGGCAATGCCTGGACGGTGGCTTTTCTGACTGGCGTACCCGGCGGCGAAGTGGCCGAGCTGCTGCATGACGAGATGGGCAACGAGCTGGTGTCGGTGTATGTCCCCACCACGCCAAACCCGACTTCGGGCTACTTCATCATGCTGCGCCGCGCTGATGTCAAACCGCTGGCAATGAGTGTCGATGACGCGCTCAAATATGTGATTTCAATGGGTGTAGTGATGCCCAGCAAGGCGATTGCCTATCCGGATGCCTTAAGTCTGGATATGTGTGAAACCCATACCGCAGCACATGCTGCAAAAAAATGA
- the aspS gene encoding aspartate--tRNA ligase, whose translation MRTNYCGLINEQYLGQTVTLQGWAHRRRDHGGVIFIDLRDREGIVQVVVDPDTPDAFATADASRSEFVLEIKGIVRARPEGTTNAKMISGQIEVLAKDIIILNKAETPPFQIDDENLSENVRLTNRVIDLRRPTMQRNLRLRYQVALLVRNFLDTKGFIDIETPMLTRSTPEGARDYLVPSRVHDGQFFALPQSPQLFKQLLMVAGFDRYYQITKCFRDEDLRADRQPEFTQIDIETSFLNEEEIMSLTEEMARHVFKQAINVDLGEFPRMAYDDAMFYYGSDKPDLRVDLKFTELTDLMKTEEFKVFRGAADMEGGRVVGLRIPGGAVLSRKDIDDYTKFVGIYGAKGLAYIKVEDVNNITNGEDSGLKAPIVKFLSVEALKTIIERTGAQNGDIIFFGADKRKIVDEAIGALRIKIGHERGEAGGYFTKSWKPLWVVDFPMFEYDEDGKRWNACHHPFTSPKAEHLELLKTSPGECKARAYDMVLNGWEMGGGSVRIHQADVQSTVFDALGIGEEEAQNKFGFLLDNLKFGAPPHGGLAFGLDRLVTLMTGAESIRDVIAFPKTQRAQCLLTNAPNAVDEKQLRELHIKLRNPPVIE comes from the coding sequence ATGCGTACTAATTACTGTGGTCTGATCAACGAGCAATACCTCGGCCAGACTGTGACTTTGCAAGGTTGGGCTCATCGTCGTCGTGACCACGGTGGCGTGATTTTTATCGACTTGCGCGACCGTGAAGGTATCGTCCAAGTCGTCGTGGACCCAGACACCCCAGACGCATTCGCCACTGCCGACGCTTCGCGCAGCGAATTCGTATTGGAAATCAAAGGTATCGTTCGTGCGCGCCCAGAAGGCACCACCAACGCCAAAATGATCTCTGGCCAGATCGAAGTATTGGCCAAAGACATCATCATCCTCAATAAAGCCGAAACGCCACCGTTCCAGATCGACGATGAAAATCTCTCTGAAAACGTGCGTTTGACCAACCGCGTGATCGACCTGCGTCGCCCAACGATGCAACGCAATCTGCGTCTGCGTTACCAAGTGGCACTGCTCGTGCGTAACTTCCTCGACACCAAAGGCTTTATCGACATCGAAACGCCGATGCTGACTCGCTCTACACCCGAAGGCGCGCGCGATTACCTCGTGCCAAGCCGCGTACACGACGGTCAATTCTTCGCCTTGCCACAATCGCCACAGCTGTTCAAACAGCTGTTGATGGTGGCCGGTTTCGATCGTTACTACCAAATCACCAAATGCTTCCGTGACGAAGACTTGCGCGCTGACCGCCAGCCAGAATTCACCCAGATCGATATTGAAACTTCGTTCCTGAACGAAGAAGAAATCATGAGCCTCACCGAAGAAATGGCGCGCCACGTCTTCAAACAAGCGATCAATGTGGACTTGGGCGAATTCCCGCGCATGGCTTACGACGACGCGATGTTCTACTACGGCTCGGACAAACCCGACCTGCGCGTAGACCTGAAATTCACCGAATTGACTGATCTGATGAAAACGGAAGAATTCAAAGTCTTCCGTGGCGCAGCCGACATGGAAGGCGGCCGCGTTGTGGGCTTGCGTATTCCAGGCGGCGCAGTATTGAGCCGTAAAGACATCGACGACTACACCAAGTTCGTTGGCATCTACGGCGCGAAAGGTCTGGCCTACATCAAAGTGGAAGATGTAAACAACATCACCAACGGCGAAGATTCTGGCCTGAAAGCGCCAATCGTGAAATTCCTGTCGGTTGAAGCACTGAAAACCATCATTGAGCGCACTGGCGCGCAAAACGGCGACATCATCTTCTTTGGCGCGGACAAACGCAAAATCGTTGACGAAGCGATTGGCGCTCTGCGGATCAAGATCGGCCACGAGCGCGGCGAAGCGGGCGGCTACTTCACGAAATCGTGGAAACCATTGTGGGTCGTTGACTTCCCAATGTTTGAATACGACGAAGACGGCAAACGCTGGAACGCGTGTCACCACCCATTCACTTCGCCAAAAGCGGAACACCTCGAATTGCTTAAAACCAGCCCGGGCGAGTGCAAAGCACGCGCTTACGACATGGTCTTGAACGGTTGGGAAATGGGCGGCGGTTCAGTCCGTATCCACCAAGCTGACGTACAATCAACGGTATTTGACGCCCTCGGCATTGGCGAAGAAGAAGCGCAAAACAAATTTGGCTTCTTGCTCGACAATCTGAAATTCGGCGCGCCTCCACACGGCGGCTTGGCCTTCGGTCTGGATCGTTTGGTAACGCTGATGACCGGCGCAGAATCAATCCGCGACGTGATCGCCTTCCCGAAAACGCAACGTGCGCAGTGTCTGTTGACCAATGCACCGAACGCGGTGGACGAGAAGCAATTGCGCGAATTGCATATCAAATTGCGTAATCCGCCAGTGATTGAGTAA